Within the Poecilia reticulata strain Guanapo linkage group LG13, Guppy_female_1.0+MT, whole genome shotgun sequence genome, the region GAATCATTGTTGTGGTTTTCAGAAGCCGGTCGCTTCAAAACGTTAGATTAATTAGACAGAGCAATGTGGCAGCACGGCGCTCCTGATAAAGGAACAACAATAACTTTCGAAATCACCGTCTTCCTGTAAGAAGGCGAACTCCTTCCGCCAGTCTTATACAGCAGCTGCGTTCACGGACACACCGAAAATATCGATTTGACGTCAGTATGACGCGTTTAATGCAACTCGGTAATTTATCATTTGAgctacaaattacaaaaaaaattgttttgtttttttacaaaagagaaaaataaacaaatatttaattgattaattaatcaaaaataaacaatagttaaagcaaaaatgaaaattgtatAATTCatctaataattttatttccatattatCTAAGCTCATTTAGAAACCAGGTTTTGACTTGTGAACAAATGTCAATAATAATTACagtcaatattattattattattattattattattattattattattattattattattattattaaaacttaagaagaataaaaatgactgACAAAAATTAACTGTGCACTAATACTTTGTGAagaaattaattgattaaataagAATTAATTTCTTGATTAAGAGCTGATAATCAGGAAATTATCATTAGTTCTTAACTTTTagggtaaggtaaggtaattttatttatatggcacaaatttcagcaacaaggcaattcaaagttttaataactaaaaaagctgcagagaaaagccTCAAATTAATTCCTTCAAATTCACATcaagtcaaactttatttatgtagcacatttacAACATCCTCTctgaccaaagtgctttacatcaatCACAGCCTCACAGGTAgacaaatgataaaacaaagaataaaattaagtttggtaaaaaaaaattaaataaaaataatgataataataagatgaataaaaaccaaaacaagctaCATTTCAGCTGCAATGATTTCAAATTTCAATGATTTCTAAGCAAAAacgtagatttttttcttacagtccCTAAAGGTAGCATCATGTTAGGCAGTGTGACTGCCTGCCCATAAAACATGCCAACATCTGGCTTTAGAGTTTAACTGGAAATATTTCGTAAATGCATTTTCATGCGCTGTCCACACGTACAACAGGATGTAGAGGGAATCAGTGAACATGTGGGGCCACTAAGTTCCGAGTGGAAATATCTGAGgaatgaaaaccaaaaccattttgttgttgatgttagTCAGTCGCGATGAATTCTGGGCATTCTCGCTGTGCCCTCTGTGGTCCTCCCAAACTTCTCTGAGCCTCAATCAAGTTGGAAAAAATCACTACGCTTTTCCCGGAAGTTTCAAAGTtggatttagaaataaaactccAAAAAGTACCTCTAATTTGTTATGGTTagttcaagaaaaataaaataacggAGTGTTGTTTATAGTTTAAAAGCAGGTTAACATTATTAACAAAGCCTAAAATTAATGAAGTAattgtggttttaatttgaaatcaaCCAAAcatatgtgtttttgtgtaagaAGATTAAAAAATCACCAATTGATCATTAGATATATTTTCTTAGAACAAAACATTctaaattatgataaaaaacaACCCGTCCCCAGAAAAGTTTGTCCTGATCTGTATACCAATTTTCCAATAAGGTTGTTCAGGTTATGCTTCATTTCCTGTCAtaactgctttattttaatgtacaTATGTTTGTTGTAGTGGTTCGGAAATTGTGCTTTTTGGTTTTGTAACCATGTTGTTGGATTAGCTcgttttgttaaaaacatttttatcttgacagtttgcagtttttcacaGCAAgaaatctcaaaacaacaaccacaataGCAAAACAAGATCAATCCCTTGTTTTGAGTTGTCCAATTTTCCCATTGTATGCCTTCTTTTCTATCATACTTGCTTGatctttattaattttttatttaccgtTTGATGTAGGTTCggaaatattgttaaatatttttaatttattttatccacCTATATGGTGTTATTTTGAAAGTACATTCCGGAAGTTCCTTCGATCTCTGTTGTGTAGTTTTACACCGGTAGATCCTCCATTGCCTTTCCATTCATTTCATTCGCGCACAGTCGCATCCGAGTGGCGAACCCTCCCCTCACATTTCTCTCTCCGCCTGGAAAGATGGCTGCTCCGGCGGTGGTGAGAAGCTCCGGCCCGCCGCTTTGCCCGAGCTTCGCGGAGGTATGTTCGTTTCTGGAGCGCTACGGAGCAGCGTTGGACCTCCCCGAGCTGACTTTCCCGCAGATGGAGAGGTATCTGCGTGACACGACGGCAGGTGAGCGCTCGGTAGCGGTTGGCAGAAAGAAGTGGTGGGAAGCTGCGACACTGGAAGGCGAAGGGGCCAGTACCACCACTGGTACCTTCATCATCGTGATGTTGTGTGACTCCGTTGAAAAATGTGGTATTGTCTCTGAACCCGACAGAGCAGCGTCACCGCTGGATCTTTAGCCTTTAACGGGACCGTTATTTACCAGGGATGGCTCGGGTCGAAGCCAGTTTTCCAGGGTAGTCTGACAGTTTTACCCCGAGTTTTGTGAGGTGTCGTTCAGGTTAAACTTTGGGGGGAAACGGGCACACTAGGGAGCACAACATGTGGCGCCATGTTTTTCTCGGTCCAATTAGCGAGGAGCTGTGGATAATGTTGTCAGAGACGACAGATTGATCTATTAAAGTTGGACTGGGAGCCATGATGCAGCTCCGCCGAGTGACCACACACAGCCAACCGGTTAGCTCCGGAGCCTTGTCAGGTGTAATTTTTCACCGGCCTTGTCTCGCAGGCAGTTGAACCACATGAAAACAATCGTTCCCGGTATGTTGCGGGACAACAGCGCACCGCGGTCGGCATTTTATTGTGGCTGTCAGACCCTAAAGAGCCATGTTCGTTCGGAACATTGGATGTTATTTTCTGGAAGAGGGGTAAAGTGGCAGTCAATTTGCGCCTGCGCACTAGCCTCTGGCTAGCATGCTAGCTGGATTTCTGTCGAATATTTGCGAAATGCGTTTTTAGAGGTTTGTAGATGTTTTACAACACTACAGTTAGTTACAAAGTCCTTATTCAGAGTCAACATACATGTGGATGTTCGGCCTAATAGTTTTGGCCCGTAATCTAAGATAATAAACTGAGAAATTAGACTACGGGTTAGCGTGTCATTAGAGAAAACTGGAATTTcctgacattttaaatgttccgTGACATCCTCACAACAGACCACCCATAGTAgccttttaattttattttgtttaattattttgtttttaaggaacCTTGTAACATTGTACCTTTTGTTAGTATTACTGTCAACGTAATAATAGTAGATCTATGTATAAGACCATTAATCTAAAGACAAAtcatacaaatatttattctaaagaaatctcaaaataaactacACAACAAAATATACGATAATAATTTAGTATAACCTGTAATAAGCAAatcaaaaagcataaaacagcTTCACATATGTACATGTGTTTTCACATatgttttccttattttatttttcataatttcgtaatatttatattttggacGCTGTGAGCGCTTGAAAACCGAAGTCATAAACTTGCACGCATTCTTGTTCAGTAAAATTGATTCAGATTCTGATGTATTCTAACCTTTAGAGTGATAATTATGTAAATCAGTGATtctcaaacatttcaaattaagGACCACATCACTAAACAACGAGCTTTCTAAGTTACCAGACTGTCAAGATGTTTCACAACAGAACAAAGCAGTATCTAGGCTTATTATTGTATGTTGTTTTGTCACAAAAgatagaaacaacaacaacaaacctttTATCCATTAATAAACCAGGAGCTCACCTGAAGTCAAATTCATTGTTAGCTTCTATAATAAATACTATAGTAGCACTTCTGGCAGCTTGTATTTCAGTATATCTCCACACGATAAATGTATAGATAGCttttatatgcaaatatgtTAGTTTAGTAATTGAATGCGTACAAGTTTCCACTTTAGAGTCGGATGAAAAGAGGTTTTAATAGCCACCAGCATTTAATTTTAGGTCTCTGTCTCTTGGTTTGGTGTTTCATTGGGGGCTGTAAATAtgcttcattgttttctttaggcttttttaaaatctaaattacaattattttgaGTAATATTTACTTAGTAAGTAGTCAAAACTTGCTTACAAACCCCCCTCATCATAGATCACTCTAAGTACAATTGAAAGCAGGTAAATACCAGTGGTGGTTCTTGAAAACATTGGATATAAAGTAACAAATTCTGTCCTTGTTGGATGTAGCAGTAGACACAGAGCAGCACCTTATTCTAGGATTCTgataaccttgagtaaaaataacatgGCTTAATGGCATTTAAGAAAGGGGGAAAACACATGCTGAAAAATGCTATTAAAACTGATTGATTATTCtgtttatattcatgttttatgtgagatttgttgtttaaaagtaGTTCTCATACTTGCCTCAAATCCTATCCTtatattttgcaatatttattcataaaatgaaaaaaaacaaaacattttgttagctCTTAGCAGACGTTTTTTCATGTTCAGCAGATTTCAAGCAGTTTCTTTTCTTGTGTTTGCTTTGCAGTTCCTAAACCGTTGGTGGAGCTCCATGTGAAGCTGCTCAGAAAGCTGGGGAGGTCCGTGACCACTGACCGCTGGGAAAAATACCTGGCTAAGGTAGGAAGATCGCTcgtgtgttttcatttaactcCTTTCTGATGTCACCAGACAGTTTGTGTTAACTGTGTGGGAATCACCGCAAAAATTACTCTTCTCAAAACTAGATAAAACGCATAGAAAGCAAGATGTACTTTGTatcagggctgcaactaacagtTGTGTTAGTAATCAAATATTCTGGCGATTACTcagataaaaacttaaaaatacgaacaatttaatttagttataaaataagaaaataaatatgctatTGCCCAAAATACAATAACATCATCCTTTAgtgcagaggttcccaaactgtggggcgcgccccctaggggggggggggggtgccgTGGCATTGCAGGTGGGGGCGCTGGAACctgtctggatgaaaaaaaaaacatgaacattgtatgcgctgggtttttaccttagaatggccaactctgttattcctctgtcaatttgatacagtaggggcttccacacttcccatatctgcgtcctctgtcacttttatcattagttaaaactgtttaatccgttgttaacatgtggtaacctatTTTTCTGAGCCGCCTTAAACGCAACAAGAACGCTACAacactcgcgctgggtttacacctgtgcggtgcgaaggagacctgctgctgctatGCAGAGCTACACCgttgtgtgttagaatcatggcagcaaaccagcaaaaatgcaaagaacttttcacagttttttcccccaaactaaccgactgagttgagtaaagctgctggatgcaggtaatgttagctaaaagatgactagctagctaatatcaatacatcaccttaagcttaacaagtagcctgtaggctaccgatgttgttgtctatgttcagctacgtacattcattttgcccccaatAAAGTCTCCTCCCCGCCCCGCCCCCTCCAGGGGCAGGGAGGTTCTAAGAAtcctctctcccccctcccACCTGttgttcaaccagacagctatttgtaatccataggggggcccagaaaatatttggaaaccactggggggggcgcaggagaaaaaggttgggaaccactgctttagtGAATGCTTGACCATTtatagcaaaggatgcatctgcagctaataAACACTTCTGACATCAACATGTGTAAAactctttctgcttgacttaacatcaatgcagttttttggGTTatcccagtgtttctcaaccctggtcctcaccgcccccctgtcctgcatgttttaggtatttcccttctgtcacacacctgaattatatctggggtgattaacaggcttcttgcagcacttgatggtcatttgaatcagctgttctggaattgaggcacttctaaaacgtgcagagcaggggggcagtgaggactagggttgagaaacactgggttaTCCAATTAATGAGCGGATAGGAAAAGGTGAGATAggagatatttttattttttacagaatttgaacggggtgaaattaaaattctgcctcttgaggagttttgggtagaaaatatttacaaagaagttgttggtttttttcttaaatggaaaatgtacatatttttgtatAGTTCTGGTCAAATTACTGCTCTGATGGTGTTCAGAAAAACTGCCTTTTTCAGTCTGTCTACTTCAGTTAACTATTAatttattactaaattagttgaccattatttaaataaccgattaatcacgttcaatctgattaatcgtcTCAGCTCTACGTTTTATTGATATTCAAGAATTGTTCACTTTAAAGAAGTTCCTGTATCTTCCGGAAAGCTGCTTgtaatttgtcttatttcaagagtatcaagatatttatttacactataaacttgattaaaataCTTGGTGGTATTTTGTGATTCAGTTCAGACATAACCAActtgttgttgtgttgtttagGTTTGCCAGGAGCTGAACAGCACATGGGCCTGGGAGTTGGAGCAGAAAGGTTACCAGGAGATGTCTATGGAGTGCAAGTCGAGCATCCTCAAGGTGAGATGGTTTTACAGTCCTTTAAAGtagattattttagttatcgattaatctGTCAATTAATTATCGGTCAGTTATCTTGACGATTAATCGGCTAAAACAAATTGCCatattctgctgattttttttagatcttttcttatacattaaaatatgaaaataaacaattcaattcctttcttaaataagaaaataagtgttttgtagcctaaaatgcaataatatagAATTTTTTAGTAAACGATTGATCATTTGCTGCAGAGTATGCGTctgttgtaaattaaaaatgtgaaaactaaacATCAATAGAGTGtagggctgatctgttgattattttttagattatccaatgaataattaaataggaaattctaaattagttgattattatttgaataatcaattaattgtgattaatcattAAGTCCTACCTTAAAGTCTCAAGTATACATGGTTAAATATTTACCGTATTCTTCCACCTGCTTTTCATCCCTTAGTATCTGTGTGAGTGTCAGTTTGATGACAACCTGAAGTTCAAGATGGTGGTCAACGACGAGGAACCCGAGAAGATGCGTCTGCAGCCCATCGGTCGGGACCAGCAGGGCCTGATGTACTGGCTCCAGCTGGACCAGGAGCAGAACATCCGGCTCTACACGGAGGAGCAGGACGATCTGGACGGATCCACCTGGAAGTGCATCGTCCGGACCCGGAACGACCTGGCCGAGGCTCTGGAACTGCTGAAGGCTCAGATTGAGTCCAGTCAGGATCAggaccaaaaccagaaccaggctggaTCCAGGAGCGCCAGCCCTGCAGAAAGAGTCACGGGTATGACCGGGAAATCAGAGAGTAACTATCCAGACAATAACTCAGCGCtaaagttttatgtaaaaagtggaaaaaatgctataaaaatgttgtttaattgtaaataaacagtttaatagTTTAACTGTTATGATTAATCATCTactaaaaaaggaaatttgttGTATTacagttcaaattaaaacactCATTACATTAGTTCTCCAgctgacgattatttcagtaatcaagCATGTTATTGATTATTCTCGTGACTAATTGGATTTAACAAATTGCCGCATTCAGAAGATTTTTAACCACTTAATcctattttatacaatattaaaaatgctaataaacaagtaattcaactcttttaaataagaaaaaaagttgtctgcaacaacagcattttttttagtgaacatttgatcatttgtagtaaaaatgcacctttaaataaaaaatatgaaaaactgtgACTTAACGTCAATACAGTGTAAAGCTGATCGGGTGGcaatattttgagtttattgATTAATTGGATAACAAAAGGTGCTCAATAtgagatttaactttttttccagattaaactaaaaatgatgccgtttatttacagataaatgaattttcctttttaatcttaaatgtaaatatttttgtacggTTTTGGCTgtaaaaaagggaaatattattattttgagtctgtgtatttcagttaatgattaatcagtttaataaattaggtggtgattatttcaattattgcTTATTGATTAATTTTACTAGATTGTATTAAAATGGCTTGAAGCAGATTCAGGCTATGGAATTTGGATATTTTCTGGTTTGTGATCCACAGCGAATGAAGACGATGGAATCAGCAGCGTCAAACTCCCCAAAGcttcagaggaagaaaatgacaACAAGACGACCAATCCAGTGACAGAAAAGACGCAAGGTCAGCGTTTCTTTTTACTGCTTATGAATAACATTATGTTGTCTtgtcaaaaatcacatttaaactCTTAAAATGAATTACCAGTGTGACATTGTTTATCTTTACTTTGCAGTAAAGGTCAGACTCCATCtgaaaatcacaaactttaaccaagtttttttgtctagtttgtagtgaaaatatttttagtatattttaaataagacaaaactaacatgcaAATAATTTTACAGTGAGATTTAGGagctttttaagtaaataatcccTTAAAATTGAACTTTGTtccattttatcacattataaCCTCAAACTttaagtgttttattgggattttatctgataAACCAACATAAATTAATACATATTTGTGAACtcaaagaaaaattacacaTGCTTACAGAAACTCCATTTCCCTGCATAACAAAGCATggccgcagcatgatgctgccaccaccatgtttgaccaTAGAGATGGTGTAGAGACAgcattttgcataatttaactCCATCTATCTAAAGAACAAGCTCCTTCTaccaaaataaatccaattAGCTTCCAGAATAAAAACGCATCctcgcagcatgatgctgccaccaccatgtcttaCCATACATATTGTGTTATTAGCAGGATGTAGAGACGGAATTCTGCATAATTTTGCtccatttatttgaaatattccaATTAGCTTacagcatccccacagcatgatactgccaccatcTAAAGAACTCTACTAATCAGATTAATGTGCTCCTTAATTGAACTTTCAGGTCAGCTTAATGCCTTTTAGATGTTCACAggttgaaatattgttttttttgttacagtaactaggccaattttgaaaaagcttaaacggtgtgaatactttctcaAGGCACTGTGTCGGGATGTTTCTCTGTGGGTGATAGTTTCCTCCTTACTGTTCTGCAGTCATAAAGGAAGAGGAGGtgaagcaggaaaacactgaGCCCAAGATGGAGGAGAAGACGGCTGCCTTCGATAATCGCGTCAGCACCATCACCGCCGTCAAATCTGAGCCCAGGGATGCAGACGGACCTAAAAACGCCGTGTCCGTCCTCATCGCGCCCGGCGCCGCTCTGATGAAGCTGAACAAGGAAGACGAAGCGGAGAGGGCCGCCGTCCGGAGCAACCAGCAGGCGAAAATACCACTGAAGAAGAGGGACCTGAAGCTGGCCGGCTGCTTCCAGACCAACCACCTGAACAAcgccaacagcagcagcagcagcatcatcgTCTGCAATCCCTCTGTGATCAACAGCAAGGACTGTCGGGGGAGAGACGGGAAGCCGATCAACTCGTTAGAACCGCAAGGAAGCCCGGCGTCCTGCCTGCAGCAGGTCATCACCTCCAGGCAGGAGCTGACCAATGGGAGAGCGCCTCACCCGCCTCCCAGAGACGGGCAGAACGGCGTCATCGGTCAGGTCGGAGTCATCGGTCACGTCGGCGTCATCCGCAGCCCGTCTGAGCTCCACAGAGCTCCGGAGGAAAACGGGCCGAAGTCGGAACCAAGCAGCGTGAAGGCTGGAGAGGAAGTGAGCCGGCAGTCGGTTCTGGTTAGGAAGGGGCCGCCTGAGCAAGACGCCACCGCCGCCGCCACACTTCCTGCTCATCCAGTCCCACCGCTAACGAACCAGAAACTGGATCttacagagagaaaaggagattCTGTTGGTTTCTCCTCTCAGATGGAGGGAAACCAGAACAACAAGGCGGCAGAGAAAATGGACAAGGCTGACCAGAGCAGCGGTCAACAGGAGGAGAGCCGAAAAGTCAAAGAGGAACCTGGAATAAACTCAGGtagggctgcagctaacaattatttatttatttcaaactgacaaaaagtaaaaatgggaaaaaaataaattattcactCATTGACGTGAAGTTTGAAAAGCAGCTGGTAGAAGATCTGATGATTTCCTGCCCCTCTCATCCTCATCAAcctataaacatttaaatctcccCTCATTGAATTAGACTTAAACTTCACATTCTCAACcttaaatgtaatattatttatacatttttaatttgaacagtAAAATTTTTGGACTTTGAGACACCCGTCCTAAATATGTTTTCCAATAAGCTCCTTTTTTGAACAGTTTGTTATATTTGTACTTTGTCTAATATCATAATTTAATCCATTCCACAAATCTATCCCACACGCTTATGACtattttagtaactgattattctatcaattaatcagataaaaattggcacattctgcttttttttaatttaacctctTAAGTAGGAGCACTGATTGCAGCGTTCTGGCCGATCATCCAAACGTAAATATCAACtgatcaccaatctcccaaaattaagaaaattggggctgatttattggtgcaccgcttctcttaaacattttttgtacaatattagaaattagTGCTGTTATAtgattaagtttttaaaatctgattaaagctgcagaatgtaactttcatacagaatattatttttacatatttgttaaaacaatcACTATGTTTGGGCAGTATTGACAGATAGTCTGTGAAAAGGTCAATTGCAATCTGAACGGATGCAACgctcccagtcagaaacaaccagtgagagccaggaggcgggtcttagcgctgtcagtcatcctCATGTTgccgctgctaaatgtgctaatggcaaagaaacgacttaccattacaggaaaactctttatctgccgtcatgagtggctatgctaactggCCTTAGCTTTCATGACAAGCGATGCTACCTGCAGAGTAGCAGAAAACAtggagggtgattgacagcgctaagacccgcctcctggttctgattggttgtttcttgtTGGCACATGAATAAATTATCCATCTCAGTttatactgtcacgacatggtgacagtttcaacaaatatgtaaaatatatatatttttatagaagttacatactttaaagcaggggtgtcaaactccagtcctcgagggccgctgtcctgcaacttttagatgtgcctctgctgcaccacacctgaatggaataattaggtcattagcaaggctctggagaacgtatctacacaaagaggatgtaattaagtcatttcattccagtgttttgtacctgtggcacatctaaacactgcaggacagcggcccttgaggactggagtttgacacccctgctttaaagtATTTCTTTCATGTGTAATTTATTGCTaaggaagtaaaaataaaaataaaaaattataagtAACATGACCCCTGAATACTTTGAACTTTGGGATTCTGACCCatgttgcaaaatgtttgtACACCACTGAAGTAAACAagtaattaaattcctttttaaaataagaacataaacattttattgccaaaaatgcCATAATTTAGCTTTCCTTTAGTGAATTACAccaaatgaagctaaaactatgccacagagtgatctgttttattttaaatgcatatatatatatatatatatatatatactggttttgtacagttttggtttaattactgctctgaatatgttgtttttttagcaaatgGCTCTTTTTGAGTCTCTATACTCCAGTtagtgattaattgattactaaatgagttgacaattatttcagtaatcgattaatcacaattaatttgattaatcgtttcagcgtTAATCTCAGGAGCGTCTGGAAAAGGAGACTCTGAAcctcaaaaagcagaaaagctgaATAAGATGATCCAGCAGGAACAAGGGGTGAACGGCGGGCTGGTCAGCGTCGTCAAACTGAAGAAGATCGGGTTTGTTTCGGAACAGAAGAGGGTTCCTCTGGAGGAAGCGTCTTCCGAACTCCAGAAAGAAGGAATCCGGCTGAAGATCAAGATCCCACCGCACCGGAGAAACAAGTTACggagaaaagaaggaaaggagGAGATGAAAACCCGAGAGGGGCAGAAGGAAGGGAGGCCGCTGAGGAGATCTGCACGGATCTGCAGGTAGGACAAAATCACGATGAAGTAAAAATCTCCTGCTGCGGCTGATTGTCACTAAACATCCCTCATATATGCACCTTTTTTCTTGAAGATCATCTGCTTTGCCAAACTGCAGGCCAAGCTCGAAGGCGGCAGAGAGCCAGAGAAAGAAACCACAAAAGAAACAGACGCCGCCTGCCAGAACGAGGGATGAAGAAGAGGCggatgaggaagaggacgaTGAGGAGCAGAGCTCACCTTCGACGAAGAACCAAAAACACGAACCCGCTGGAAAATTTAGCAAGCGAAGGGTAACCCATCTATTGCAGAAGATAATTAAATTTATCAAACTTTTGGATACGAGATCAGACCTTGGTCCTGATGTTCCCAAaggtttgctttaaaaaaaaaacattagccactgaaaaattcaagatggccgccatggtTGTCAGGATAGATAAAGAATTTGCCAATATTAATCAGAGATGAATATGTTTGATGCCAAATCATACATAATTTGGCCCATAAAAATCGCATTCATGGATTCTAAAATCTGCCATTAGCTGAATGAGTTTGTTGTCGAACTTCTTATTTTGAACCATAGAAATCgtatatattttcttgatcttgtggttttttttgctctggtaggtatttttcaaaatggccgccatgGTTGTAGTGGAGAATATATATTTGCACTAACTTTTGCAGTAGTTGGTGGGCAAAAACTTAAGTTCACTTACCACTAATTTGCTAAATAAGAATCTTAGCTGTGCTAATGATAAACCACTAAGTGCATGAAAATTAGGGATGTACcgttgcagttttctggctgatcccTTCCGATTCCGATTTTGATCGATACCAATATTTTTTCTCGGAAATGTAGCTCAATATAGCAAGAATGTTGCTGAATTGGCACCAgctattgttaactgtaaacatgcagacgtgacctggtgggccgATCATTtaactgttgctttttttattcatctctgtTGCATCTTTTCAGGGTAAACGAAGGCACGGGCGACCACGATGGACCAACGTTCGCCCCAAGAGACACAAACcaaatgaggaggaggaagacgggCGGAAGAAgcgaggagaggaggagaaagaaggAAGCGCCTCAGAGGAGGAATTGAGTAAATCTGAGGAGATTCCCACTGAAGATGCCTGCACTCACTGTGGCCTGCCCAACCACCCCGAACTGGTACAGACtcacactttttttgttatttttctttttgggaaATAAGAAATCGACTTACATTTAATGCCTCATTAAtgatttattagattaaaatta harbors:
- the rsf1a gene encoding remodeling and spacing factor 1 isoform X1, translated to MAAPAVVRSSGPPLCPSFAEVCSFLERYGAALDLPELTFPQMERYLRDTTAVPKPLVELHVKLLRKLGRSVTTDRWEKYLAKVCQELNSTWAWELEQKGYQEMSMECKSSILKYLCECQFDDNLKFKMVVNDEEPEKMRLQPIGRDQQGLMYWLQLDQEQNIRLYTEEQDDLDGSTWKCIVRTRNDLAEALELLKAQIESSQDQDQNQNQAGSRSASPAERVTANEDDGISSVKLPKASEEENDNKTTNPVTEKTQVIKEEEVKQENTEPKMEEKTAAFDNRVSTITAVKSEPRDADGPKNAVSVLIAPGAALMKLNKEDEAERAAVRSNQQAKIPLKKRDLKLAGCFQTNHLNNANSSSSSIIVCNPSVINSKDCRGRDGKPINSLEPQGSPASCLQQVITSRQELTNGRAPHPPPRDGQNGVIGQVGVIGHVGVIRSPSELHRAPEENGPKSEPSSVKAGEEVSRQSVLVRKGPPEQDATAAATLPAHPVPPLTNQKLDLTERKGDSVGFSSQMEGNQNNKAAEKMDKADQSSGQQEESRKVKEEPGINSALISGASGKGDSEPQKAEKLNKMIQQEQGVNGGLVSVVKLKKIGFVSEQKRVPLEEASSELQKEGIRLKIKIPPHRRNKLRRKEGKEEMKTREGQKEGRPLRRSARICRSSALPNCRPSSKAAESQRKKPQKKQTPPARTRDEEEADEEEDDEEQSSPSTKNQKHEPAGKFSKRRGKRRHGRPRWTNVRPKRHKPNEEEEDGRKKRGEEEKEGSASEEELSKSEEIPTEDACTHCGLPNHPELILLCDSCDRGYHTACLRPPLMLIPDGEWFCPPCQHKMLCEKLEEQLQNLDSALKKKERAERRRERLVYVGISVENIIPEGDVEEEEEEEEEKSTKKKDPKKTKNLGRRSTRTRKHISYRFDDFDDAIDEAIEEDIRDLCSGAETGKEISSVLPEGVKENQRPIRTQSRTARNKKRRRLNDLESDSTAVESEEEFMLSNSSEEEEFAASGADDGEEDDEDAGSDGGSWDRGARPKRGARGTPKFKPRRPQRRGRKRRRRRSSEEEEETDVEMDSDRFSDMTDSDADRKRRGLRRGQRQQVNYRETSESSDNSRTSAKRQPAKRRGRPRKEHFSSDYSDVSASSRDSEDDDDDDEEEDGRRRVDKRRRRGAEEEELRSGRTRKKRKRYEEDEEGGRRLKRRQLRREDDNDGRRRRERDEDDPERMGRGKRREMLSQQRRKLLAQMLKKRRPSTDEDEDESDSDDSQSSSGDDRPIRKRLNRIDSDDDEDDRRVDSDDEGSDEDEGQKRKKSEHKSDGGAQEKGRSLSPSNGHQTSRDAERRERHNGPTHPAEDEEEEEDDEGQSDSLNSAQNSPRS